The following are from one region of the Williamwhitmania taraxaci genome:
- a CDS encoding tetratricopeptide repeat protein produces MRIILTALMLAFATASFAQNDFISLDKQNYDYYLQGDYKNLKETGEKMIAQGIDYYFLRMRLGILAYNNQKYASAVTHFTKALELNSLDTISRGYIYSSYLLSGRVADANLYLGSLGEDEKNSALKSIKEPELLQIYLGTYITNSTTNNLNYKIVDNTTVIYAGIESYLSSRIKGTLAYTNFRKTGSITQSSALARNNLNTNQNQLYAKLTGYAFSGWEFSGFAHAGFYFEKTTSGQGNGNSQKQINGEYLGGIGIAKNGFKVRTGVNISYSNFGSSTQVRGEGYLTYLPFGNTNFYLTTGGMFQSDKQWGETYQVNQEIGCKVFKFLWLEAGIIKGNSFLYARNQGMVMSNSLLIPATTIYGNLHLMLGKQFMLTLSPYYNQNEIYFWDLTSNTRTDKLTYNAFAAAVKLTYKFK; encoded by the coding sequence ATGCGAATCATACTAACCGCGTTGATGTTGGCTTTCGCAACAGCCTCGTTTGCACAAAACGATTTTATATCGCTCGATAAGCAAAATTACGACTACTACCTACAAGGGGATTATAAAAACCTTAAGGAAACGGGAGAGAAAATGATTGCACAGGGAATCGATTACTACTTTCTGCGCATGCGTTTGGGGATACTGGCCTATAACAATCAAAAGTATGCCAGCGCAGTAACACACTTTACCAAGGCACTGGAGTTAAACTCCTTGGATACTATTTCGCGCGGATATATCTACAGTAGCTATCTCCTTTCGGGTCGTGTAGCGGATGCCAACCTTTACCTTGGATCGTTAGGAGAGGACGAAAAAAACAGTGCGTTAAAGTCCATAAAAGAGCCAGAGTTGTTGCAGATTTACTTGGGCACCTATATCACCAACTCAACAACCAATAACCTTAACTACAAGATAGTTGATAATACTACCGTAATCTATGCTGGGATTGAAAGCTATCTCTCGAGCAGAATTAAGGGAACTCTTGCCTACACCAACTTTCGAAAAACAGGTAGCATCACCCAAAGTAGTGCTTTAGCAAGAAACAATCTCAACACCAACCAAAATCAGCTCTATGCCAAGTTAACCGGATATGCATTTTCGGGATGGGAATTTTCAGGGTTTGCCCACGCTGGATTCTATTTCGAAAAAACAACTTCAGGACAAGGAAATGGAAACTCACAAAAGCAAATCAACGGTGAGTATTTAGGAGGTATTGGAATTGCAAAAAATGGGTTTAAAGTTCGAACGGGAGTAAACATATCCTATAGTAATTTCGGCAGCTCAACCCAAGTTAGGGGTGAAGGATACCTTACTTACCTCCCCTTTGGAAACACTAACTTTTACCTTACTACAGGTGGAATGTTCCAATCCGATAAACAATGGGGTGAAACGTATCAAGTAAATCAAGAAATTGGGTGTAAGGTTTTCAAATTCCTTTGGCTGGAAGCAGGAATCATCAAAGGCAATTCATTCCTATACGCACGAAATCAAGGTATGGTAATGAGTAACTCCTTACTAATCCCCGCCACTACCATTTATGGCAACCTCCATCTTATGCTTGGCAAACAATTTATGCTAACCCTTTCGCCATACTACAACCAAAACGAGATATATTTCTGGGATCTGACATCAAATACTCGAACCGATAAGCTAACTTACAATGCATTTGCTGCTGCCGTTAAGCTCACTTACAAGTTTAAATAG